A single genomic interval of Stieleria maiorica harbors:
- a CDS encoding SWIM zinc finger family protein, whose translation MLEPLIPYTKQLNIWYDSDAHTSGWELQFDIGSMFTLVSPELNRGFSGEGQMLSRLATGQWQTAMPAVTDSLNWQSHIDIADISRSSRVGEAQIEAALAVLGTRGLVGFDVSSNKYFHRVLPFDMDKVEKQQPRLVAALKLIDADGVKLFEETPDGPNFQVAGTNVEHFVRLRPDGDRCTCQWFNRYQGQRGPCKHILAARIVKDSDQASVDSVTTDCEATE comes from the coding sequence GTGCTCGAACCGCTGATTCCGTACACAAAGCAGCTCAACATCTGGTACGACAGCGACGCCCACACCAGCGGATGGGAATTGCAGTTCGACATCGGCAGCATGTTCACGCTGGTGAGTCCGGAACTGAATCGTGGCTTCAGCGGAGAAGGCCAGATGCTGTCTCGCCTTGCCACCGGCCAATGGCAAACCGCGATGCCTGCCGTGACCGATTCCCTCAACTGGCAGTCGCATATCGACATCGCCGACATCAGCCGCAGCAGCCGGGTTGGCGAAGCCCAAATCGAAGCGGCCCTGGCCGTGCTGGGTACCCGCGGGCTGGTGGGCTTCGACGTATCGAGTAACAAATATTTTCACCGAGTCCTCCCGTTCGACATGGACAAAGTGGAGAAGCAACAACCGCGTCTCGTGGCCGCTCTCAAGTTAATCGATGCCGACGGCGTGAAACTTTTCGAAGAAACACCTGACGGTCCGAACTTCCAGGTTGCCGGCACCAACGTCGAACACTTCGTCCGCTTGCGACCCGACGGAGACCGCTGCACATGCCAGTGGTTCAACCGATATCAGGGCCAGCGCGGACCCTGCAAGCACATTTTGGCGGCACGGATCGTAAAAGATAGCGATCAGGCGTCCGTTGACAGTGTCACGACGGATTGCGAGGCGACCGAATGA
- a CDS encoding MFS transporter: MLRPIGYFVANGLIIGGWAAAIPIVARNAGLDETSLAVVLLSFAVGGMMAMLFTPAAIDWIGTNRLCVLSAVGFSLMFATVFGISDKLSLALSAFVFGGFHGTMDVAMNAGAIEAEKVTGTRFMSKLHGCFSLGAALGAASFGLISTELEANSALFFSSAIVAFLFVIVFASRTNDAASSRPTRFDAPDCEAYSESPQTSQSNSRPLNIVPVLGSIAFCCLVAEGAMVDWLVKLFQTGEHTSGRAGFVYASFAIGMSACRFAGDLISTHIGDRRTIVFGCLVSSVSLAAVLLTTDATLACVPALVAGAGLANVIPSTFRACGSDSKQFGRILARVTTIGYAGFLFGPPIIGVIADASSLRLALVVPVASLAIASMIATRSGTLKLPANAGGSRLRYCNELTGEAK; the protein is encoded by the coding sequence GTGTTGCGTCCAATCGGCTACTTCGTGGCCAACGGGCTGATCATTGGCGGATGGGCTGCCGCTATTCCGATCGTCGCACGCAACGCAGGGCTGGACGAAACCTCGCTAGCCGTCGTCCTGCTGTCGTTCGCAGTTGGTGGGATGATGGCAATGCTTTTTACACCTGCCGCGATCGACTGGATTGGGACCAATCGGCTGTGCGTTCTTTCGGCAGTCGGTTTCTCACTCATGTTCGCAACCGTGTTCGGCATCTCTGACAAGCTGTCGTTGGCATTGTCGGCGTTCGTCTTTGGTGGGTTCCACGGGACGATGGACGTTGCCATGAACGCCGGTGCGATCGAAGCGGAGAAAGTGACTGGCACAAGGTTCATGTCGAAACTTCATGGTTGCTTCAGTCTTGGAGCAGCACTTGGGGCGGCAAGCTTTGGCCTCATCTCGACTGAGCTTGAAGCGAATTCGGCGTTATTCTTTTCGTCCGCCATCGTTGCATTTCTCTTCGTGATCGTTTTCGCATCGAGAACCAACGATGCTGCGTCGTCTCGTCCCACGCGGTTCGACGCACCCGATTGTGAAGCCTACAGCGAAAGTCCACAGACCAGCCAATCCAATTCGCGTCCGCTAAACATCGTGCCCGTGCTGGGCTCGATCGCGTTTTGTTGCTTGGTCGCGGAAGGAGCGATGGTGGACTGGCTGGTCAAACTGTTTCAAACCGGCGAGCATACCTCGGGCCGCGCGGGATTTGTTTACGCGTCGTTCGCTATTGGCATGTCGGCTTGTCGATTTGCGGGGGATCTGATTTCAACGCACATCGGAGATCGGCGCACTATCGTTTTCGGCTGCTTGGTTTCCAGTGTCTCGCTGGCTGCCGTGCTGCTGACAACCGATGCTACTCTGGCTTGCGTTCCTGCCTTAGTAGCAGGAGCCGGACTGGCGAACGTGATCCCGTCGACATTTCGCGCGTGTGGTTCGGACAGCAAACAGTTTGGCCGGATACTCGCAAGAGTCACCACGATCGGCTACGCGGGATTCTTGTTTGGCCCACCAATCATCGGCGTGATCGCGGACGCAAGCTCGTTACGACTGGCTTTGGTCGTTCCAGTCGCATCACTCGCGATAGCGAGCATGATTGCAACAAGGAGCGGTACGTTGAAATTGCCTGCAAATGCAGGCGGAAGCAGATTGCGATACTGCAATGAATTGACAGGAGAAGCCAAATGA
- a CDS encoding DeoR/GlpR family DNA-binding transcription regulator → MLASERREKIALWIDEHGGASLDELSDRFDVSTDTIRRDLSELHSNGCVRQVRGGALRLSEDPYPYERRAIRDIDEKRKIANAGAEHVPEGVVLFLDHGSTAYCFAEAISSRSDLTVLTGNLPAAVRLGEGGKVSTIVPGGQVDGVMQGLVGGATCQELSRTHFDLAILVPRGLSSTGQLTTAAREDAEIKRLVRQRADRIILLVAEEKLGVQGTFEFAELEAGDTIITTAKESHSIIGSLHQRLPEIEIVMVNS, encoded by the coding sequence GTGCTGGCATCCGAACGCCGAGAAAAAATCGCCCTCTGGATCGACGAGCATGGCGGGGCCAGCCTTGACGAGCTGAGCGACCGCTTCGACGTATCAACAGACACCATCCGACGAGACCTCAGCGAATTGCACAGCAACGGTTGCGTGCGACAAGTTCGTGGTGGTGCGCTGCGATTGTCCGAAGACCCGTATCCGTACGAGCGGCGGGCGATTCGGGACATTGATGAGAAACGGAAAATCGCCAATGCTGGTGCAGAGCATGTTCCGGAAGGTGTTGTCTTATTTCTTGATCACGGTTCGACCGCGTATTGTTTTGCCGAAGCGATTTCAAGCCGTAGTGACCTGACCGTGTTGACGGGCAACCTTCCCGCCGCTGTTCGCCTCGGTGAGGGCGGAAAGGTATCGACCATCGTTCCCGGTGGCCAAGTCGATGGGGTGATGCAGGGATTGGTCGGCGGCGCGACTTGCCAAGAACTTAGCCGCACCCATTTTGACCTTGCAATCCTTGTGCCTCGCGGACTGTCCTCGACCGGGCAACTGACAACCGCCGCGCGGGAAGATGCCGAGATCAAGCGACTCGTTCGACAGCGTGCCGACCGCATTATCCTTTTGGTCGCAGAAGAGAAACTGGGAGTTCAGGGCACGTTCGAGTTTGCCGAACTCGAAGCTGGCGACACCATAATCACCACCGCAAAAGAATCGCACAGTATCATCGGAAGTCTGCATCAACGCTTACCTGAGATCGAAATAGTCATGGTAAATTCTTAG
- a CDS encoding HAD-IA family hydrolase, which yields MSPEQFSALIKQASLLLFDLDGTLVDSSRSVRRAWRDFAARHQVAESAIFAISEGRQGHAVVSELRPDLDAQAEDRRLVEHQIADTADVVEIAGAARLLHQLEPTRWAIVTSCTERLATARLDAAGLPRPRLLITADDTMRSKPDPEGLQLAMKRCGVQPSECVAFEDSQAGIVAAVRAGTRVIQIGPRSHSSNGDTVASIRDWNLFVDC from the coding sequence ATGAGTCCGGAACAGTTTTCAGCGTTGATCAAGCAGGCATCGCTCTTGCTATTCGATTTGGATGGAACTCTCGTTGATTCATCCAGAAGCGTTCGTCGCGCGTGGAGGGATTTTGCCGCTCGACATCAGGTTGCGGAATCGGCAATCTTTGCGATCTCCGAAGGTCGTCAAGGCCATGCCGTCGTCTCCGAACTGCGGCCTGACCTTGATGCTCAGGCGGAAGACCGAAGGTTGGTCGAGCATCAGATTGCCGATACGGCGGATGTGGTCGAGATTGCGGGGGCGGCACGTTTGCTTCATCAGCTTGAGCCGACTCGGTGGGCGATTGTGACCTCGTGTACCGAGCGACTGGCGACGGCACGCCTCGACGCGGCTGGCTTACCGCGACCTCGCTTGCTGATCACCGCTGACGATACGATGCGCAGCAAACCTGACCCAGAGGGTCTTCAACTGGCAATGAAGCGATGTGGTGTGCAGCCATCGGAGTGTGTCGCGTTCGAGGATTCCCAAGCCGGGATCGTAGCGGCGGTTCGAGCCGGAACGCGAGTTATCCAAATTGGTCCACGTTCCCATTCGAGCAATGGAGATACGGTCGCGAGCATACGAGACTGGAATCTCTTCGTCGATTGCTAG
- a CDS encoding PHB depolymerase family esterase produces MDYNSTECSIPPVQTYRSLMPSPRLCLLLVVFSALAVVDRTSAQERPYDVFPEAKPPYFRVRYKPSTEPGELIFAVNYTVWIPQGVETLRGIVVHQHGCGEGSCSSGLTGAYDLHWQALAKKHNCALLSPSYEQPEKAECQMWCDPRNGSAAAFDRSLVDLGKLSGHPELASVPLALWGHSGGGHWCGGLVLTQPERVAAAWLRSGVPLLVANPDRPAIKPYTLSRAALRVPIMCNPGTKEGVTVKDGRFAKVWPANLAFFEKVRGSGGLLGIAIDPLTAHECGNSRYLAIPWLDQCLSLRLPDQPGQALREISLEGAWLAEPTGATATRAAKFEGDPLKVGWLPNEAIAEAWMQFRKDTNVVDATPPPAPSRVELDGHRLRWFAEADVESGIQKFIVLRDGKFLAEVAGSGRNRFGRDLFQNLQYSDTPAQPLAKMEFVDEAAEQAVDHGYSVVTVNTVCLKSIPTSAVPAAGGND; encoded by the coding sequence TTGGATTACAATTCGACCGAGTGTTCCATCCCGCCAGTTCAAACCTATCGTTCGCTGATGCCATCTCCCCGCCTTTGCCTTCTCCTCGTGGTTTTTTCTGCTTTGGCAGTCGTCGACAGGACATCCGCGCAGGAGCGTCCTTACGACGTGTTCCCCGAAGCCAAACCTCCTTACTTTCGTGTGCGCTACAAGCCATCAACCGAACCGGGCGAATTAATCTTTGCCGTGAACTACACCGTATGGATTCCACAAGGTGTCGAGACACTGCGTGGGATTGTCGTGCATCAACACGGTTGTGGCGAGGGTTCGTGCAGTTCCGGCCTGACGGGTGCATACGACCTGCACTGGCAAGCATTGGCCAAGAAACACAATTGTGCCTTGTTGTCGCCGTCGTATGAACAACCCGAAAAGGCTGAATGTCAGATGTGGTGCGACCCACGCAATGGATCGGCTGCCGCCTTCGATCGCTCGCTCGTCGATCTCGGCAAGTTGTCCGGGCACCCGGAACTTGCCTCCGTCCCGCTTGCACTTTGGGGACACAGCGGAGGTGGGCACTGGTGTGGTGGGCTGGTGCTGACGCAACCTGAGCGTGTCGCAGCAGCATGGCTGCGTTCGGGCGTGCCCCTGCTGGTCGCCAATCCCGATCGACCAGCGATCAAACCGTACACTCTGTCCAGGGCAGCATTGCGCGTTCCAATCATGTGCAACCCCGGCACCAAGGAAGGTGTGACCGTGAAAGACGGTCGATTCGCCAAGGTTTGGCCCGCGAACCTCGCCTTTTTTGAAAAGGTCCGTGGTAGTGGGGGCCTGCTCGGAATAGCAATCGATCCACTGACCGCTCACGAATGTGGTAATTCGAGATATCTGGCGATCCCTTGGCTGGACCAATGTCTCAGTCTGCGCTTGCCTGACCAGCCGGGGCAGGCTCTGCGAGAGATTTCTCTTGAAGGGGCATGGCTGGCCGAGCCAACCGGTGCGACCGCAACCCGTGCCGCGAAATTCGAAGGTGATCCACTCAAGGTGGGATGGCTCCCAAATGAGGCCATCGCCGAAGCGTGGATGCAATTCCGAAAGGATACAAACGTGGTCGATGCGACACCGCCTCCGGCGCCATCACGAGTGGAGCTGGATGGGCACCGGCTGCGTTGGTTTGCCGAGGCAGATGTTGAAAGTGGGATTCAGAAATTCATTGTTCTTCGCGACGGCAAATTTCTGGCAGAAGTCGCCGGTAGCGGCAGGAATCGCTTCGGACGCGACTTGTTTCAGAACTTGCAATACAGCGATACCCCTGCTCAACCGCTGGCCAAAATGGAGTTCGTTGATGAAGCAGCGGAGCAAGCTGTCGACCATGGTTATTCGGTGGTCACCGTGAACACAGTGTGCCTGAAATCGATCCCCACCAGCGCAGTCCCCGCTGCTGGTGGCAATGATTGA